In the genome of Candidatus Izemoplasmatales bacterium, the window GCGCCGAGCCGGTTGCCCGTGGTCACCGACGCCGCCTGGCTGACTCCGGCGAAGAAGCCGATCGTGAGCATCACGACGGGACCGATCGACACCATCGCGGCCGTCTCGGCGGTGCCGATGTGGCCGTAGATGATGCCGTAGGCGTTCTCGCCGAGGCTCCAGAGCAGTTCCGACAGGAAGATCGGCAGGGTGATCCGGAAGGCATTCAGCCGGAAGACCGAACCGACACCGAGTTTCAGGTCGAAGGCCTCCGTCGGCTTCTTCTGATGCGCGAGGAAGAAGCCGACGAGGATCGCGCACTCGAGGAACCGCGTCGCCGTCGTCGCGATCGCCGCACCGGCGGCGCCCATCGCGGGCAGGCCGAACTTCCCGAAGATGAGCACCCAGTTCAGGAAGGTGTTCAGGAACACGCCGGCGAACGAGGCGTAGGTCGGGAGCTTGACCTTCCCGAGGCTGCGGAAGAGGCTGCCGACCATGCCGGTGACGACGCTCGGGAGGAAGCCGACGGCGACGATGCGGAGATAGACGGCGCCGACGGCGCGGACCGCCGGGTCGGGGGTGTAGATCGAGATGATCGATTCGGCGAACAGGATTCCCCCGAGGAAGAAGACGATGCCGACGACGGCGATCCAGCGGCTGAAGAGGACGAAGGCGCGGGATACGTTCTCGCGATCCTTGCGGCCGTAGAACTGGCTCATCAGGATCGACGCGCCGACGGTGAAGGCTCCCGAGGTGAAGAAGAACACCGTCGGGATCTTCCCGCCGAGACCGATTCCGGAGATGACCGTCTCGCCGAGCGTTCCGACCATGATCTGGTCGATGATGCCGAGCGATGACTGGAAGAGGACCTGCAGCGACAGCGGCAGGGCGATCGACAGGACCACCTTCAGGTAGTTCTGTCGGTTCAGATGTTCGAGCATGTCACTCCAGCCGCTCGGCGAGCGTGCCGAGCAGGATCTCCGGATGTTCCTCGAAGGGGTTCTTCCCCTGCGTCTCGGTGATCCGCGTCAGATAGATGTCGTGATGGATGTGTTCGGCGACGACCTTCGTGAAGAGGGCGTTGCTGGAGACCGTCCCGGTCCACTCGCCGCGGTTCTCGTTCAGGTTCGCGAGCATCGATTCCTTCCCGTCGGCGACGAGCATCAGGCGGGAGTTGCAGAAGCCGGGGAGTCCATGCGAGAAGAGTTCCACCATGCCGGGAAACGCGCGTTGCGCATGGAACGAGAAGACGATGACGCGGACGTTCGCCGCCGCCAAGGCTGCGAACTCGCTTTGAAACAGACCGATGTCGAGGTCGGTGTTCATGTAGACCTCCCTGGTCGCGAACCGCAGCATTTCCCGGGCGCGGGCGACGACGGACTCGTAGCCGACGACCGTGGCGTAGGCGTCGCGCTCCGGCTTCACGGCCGTCTTCGGCAGTTCCTGCGCGAGATAGCCGATCGTCTCGTCGACGCCGGCGCGGATCCGCGAAAGCAGCGCCGCCGGCGCCTCGGCGAAATAGGCGTCCTTGTCCGCGGACGATTCCATCAGGACCGCGCCGTCGGAGAAAAGCTTCGCGACGACGGGATAGGCGGTGGAGCGGGAAAGCGACAGGTCGCGGGCGATCTGGTAGACCGTGCGGCCCGGGTGTTCGAGCAGGTACAGGTAGACGGCGGCCTCGTTGTGCGAGAAATTGAGTCGGCCAAGCGCCGTTTCAAGTGTCTTCATGGATATCCTCCAATGCGTTGTATATTTTGGACAACTATATTATAGACCCGCGAAACGCGAATGTCAACGGCGCCCGCCGGTGAAAAGCGAACCGCCGCGAGAATCGTCCCGAGGCCCGTTTTTACGATAGTAAAAAGATGCCGCTTTCAGTCGCGAAAACCGCCGCCGGGGCTTTCCAAGCGCCGCCAAAATCGGTATAATGGTTGCGAAGGAGGGGAGACCGTGGAAGAATATCGCCTGCACCGCCACATCATGTGCATCGACCTGAAGAGCTTCTACGCCTCGGTCGAATGCAGCCTGCTCGGGCTCGACCCCTTCGAGACGCCCCTCGTCGTCGCCGACAAGGGTCGCGGCGACGGATCGATCGTGCTCGCCGTCTCGCCGTATCTGAAGAGGCTCGGCGTGCCGAGCCGCTGCCGCATCTTCGAACTGCCGCGCAACATCAAGATCATCTTCCAGAAGCCGCGGATGGACAAGTACCTCGAATTCTCCACCAAGATCGTCGAGATCTACATGCGCTTCGTCTCCGAGGAGGACCTCTACGTCTACTCGATCGACGAGGTCTTCATGGACTTCACCGAATACGTGGACTATTACAAGAAGACCGACGTCGAACTCGCCAGGGAGATCATGGCGGCGATCTACGCCGAGACGAAGGTCACCGCCACCTGCGGCATCGGTCCGAACATGCTGATGGCGAAGCTGGCGCTCGACATCGAGTCGAAGCGCGCCCCCGACTTCATCGCCAAATGGGATTACGAAGATCTGCCGAACAAGCTCTGGACGGTGACTCCCCTTTCGGAAATGTGGGGGATCGGCCGCAACATGGAGGCGCACCTCAACCAGATGGGGATGTACCGCATCGGCGACATCGCCAAGTGCGACGTCGGCCGCCTCAAGAAGCGCTTCGGGATCCTCGGCGAGGAACTTTGGTACCATACGCACGGCGTCGACATGAGCATGATCCAGGACAAATCCAAGGTCAAGCCCGTGACGAAGAGCTTCGGCAGCGGCCAAGTCCTGTTCCGCGACTACTATCCGCCGGACATCTACCAGATCGTGATCGAGATGGTCGACGAGGTCTGCCGCCGCCTGCGTCTCGCCGGCAAGGCGGCCCGCACCGTCCACTTCGGGATCGGCTACGGCCAGGAGGTCGGCGGCGGTTTCGGCCGCCAGATCACCCTCGACCAGCCGACGTCCAACGAGAGCGACGTGTACAAGGCCTGCCTGCACCTCTTCAACATGCACTATGAACGCTGCCCGATCCGCCGCGTCCACGTCGGCGTCGGGAACCTGGTCGACAAACAGCCGCGCCAGGCGAGCCTCTTCGACGACGTCGAGCGCGCCGTCCGGGAGGAGGCGGTCTTCACCGCGATCGACGAGATCAAGTTCCGCTTCGGGAAGAACGCCGTCAACCGCGCCTCGAGCGAACTGGTTTCCTCGACCATCAAGGCCAGGAACGAAATGATCGGGGGTCACCACGCATGAGCGCCTACGTGGACCGCGGGATCATCAAGTGGAACGCCTTCGACGCCCTCGCCGGATACACCTCCATGCTCGAGGAGATGCGCTACCGGCTCGGCAAGCGGGAACGGCCGCGGCTGTCCGACGACGCCTGCGACGAGCTCAACCGCCAGCTCCAGGAGGCGCTTTCGACCAAGGCCGAGATCGAGGTCAAGTACCATCACGACGGCTACGTGCGCTTCACCTACGGCACGATCAAAAGGGTCGACTACACCGCGAAGGAGATCGTGCTCTCGACCTGGGAACGCTTCAAGGCCGAGGACATCCTCGAAATCACGCTTCAATGAGATCGCCGGCGACGGCGATCTCGTCTTTTCGGACGATTGGAAAACACGCGTCCGCATGATACAATGGAGGAGAACGGGAAGGAGGGGACGTCTTGGATCGGATTGATGAGAAGGCATATGCCAAGGTCAACCTCTTCCTGAACGTCGTCGGGAAGCGTCCCGACGGCTACCACGAACTCGAGATGTTCAACGCCACGATCGACCTCTGCGACGACGTCGCGATCGCACGTGTCCCCGGCCTTGCCGGCGTCCGCA includes:
- a CDS encoding MATE family efflux transporter produces the protein MLEHLNRQNYLKVVLSIALPLSLQVLFQSSLGIIDQIMVGTLGETVISGIGLGGKIPTVFFFTSGAFTVGASILMSQFYGRKDRENVSRAFVLFSRWIAVVGIVFFLGGILFAESIISIYTPDPAVRAVGAVYLRIVAVGFLPSVVTGMVGSLFRSLGKVKLPTYASFAGVFLNTFLNWVLIFGKFGLPAMGAAGAAIATTATRFLECAILVGFFLAHQKKPTEAFDLKLGVGSVFRLNAFRITLPIFLSELLWSLGENAYGIIYGHIGTAETAAMVSIGPVVMLTIGFFAGVSQAASVTTGNRLGAGEPDFALFLGTRTWLIGMFGAIVFGILVIVASPFYPRIYNVGETTRATMSAILIAYALVLWIKVSNMILGGVLKAGGKTKYVFYMDLVGTWAIGVPLGAVTAFLFDWPIQYVYLAIALEELVRLIIGVVLLRSRKWIRTISA
- a CDS encoding helix-turn-helix domain-containing protein; its protein translation is MKTLETALGRLNFSHNEAAVYLYLLEHPGRTVYQIARDLSLSRSTAYPVVAKLFSDGAVLMESSADKDAYFAEAPAALLSRIRAGVDETIGYLAQELPKTAVKPERDAYATVVGYESVVARAREMLRFATREVYMNTDLDIGLFQSEFAALAAANVRVIVFSFHAQRAFPGMVELFSHGLPGFCNSRLMLVADGKESMLANLNENRGEWTGTVSSNALFTKVVAEHIHHDIYLTRITETQGKNPFEEHPEILLGTLAERLE
- a CDS encoding YolD-like family protein, with amino-acid sequence MSAYVDRGIIKWNAFDALAGYTSMLEEMRYRLGKRERPRLSDDACDELNRQLQEALSTKAEIEVKYHHDGYVRFTYGTIKRVDYTAKEIVLSTWERFKAEDILEITLQ